A window of the bacterium genome harbors these coding sequences:
- a CDS encoding nuclear transport factor 2 family protein: MSPAPGGNVYQDLLVAHIAAWSRHDLDAIMEMMTGNCVYESSGGEDPWGRRYTGQAQVREAYADLLELLPDIRFQNARHYAAGDRGVSEWTMLATRPDGSKIESRGCDLYEFRDGKIHRRDSYRKRRTAR, encoded by the coding sequence ATGTCCCCGGCGCCGGGGGGCAACGTGTATCAGGACCTGCTGGTGGCCCACATCGCCGCGTGGAGCCGCCACGACCTGGACGCCATCATGGAGATGATGACCGGGAACTGCGTCTACGAATCCTCCGGAGGCGAGGACCCGTGGGGCAGGCGGTACACCGGTCAGGCGCAGGTGCGGGAAGCCTACGCCGACCTCCTCGAACTGCTGCCGGACATCCGGTTCCAGAACGCCCGCCACTATGCCGCGGGCGACCGCGGCGTCTCCGAGTGGACGATGCTCGCAACGCGCCCCGACGGGTCGAAGATCGAATCCCGCGGCTGCGACCTCTACGAGTTTCGCGACGGGAAAATCCACCGACGGGATTCGTACCGCAAACGCCGGACCGCGAGGTAG
- the pyrB gene encoding aspartate carbamoyltransferase, translated as MTGSRASIGGNAGEMARTVALHLWTGWPHVLRAQQFDPSSLESVFREAQLAEEIVNSGGSNLLKGKIVLTLFYEPSTRTRLSFEFATYHLGGRVLSSEAAREFSSAAKGESIEDTIRVICRYRPSAVVMRHYEEGAAERAAAVAVDPQRGRPIPVFNAGDGPGQHPTQALLDAYTIWRTRGTLEGVTIAVAGDLLYGRTARSLCYLLAKYPGVSIRLIAPKAVQMKEDLLAYLRRHKVPFTQTDDLHAGVRGADVLYVTRIQKERFGEGHAAEYERIRNQFSVTPDILAELPPAAIVMHPLPRVEGERSELPVSVDADPRVVIFDQTEAGMYVRMALLKLACTVDRSRGWSGR; from the coding sequence ATGACGGGCTCGCGGGCGTCCATTGGCGGCAACGCGGGGGAGATGGCGCGAACGGTGGCTCTCCACCTGTGGACCGGGTGGCCGCACGTGCTGCGCGCGCAGCAGTTCGATCCTTCCTCGCTCGAATCCGTGTTCCGCGAGGCGCAGCTCGCCGAGGAGATCGTCAACAGCGGCGGCAGCAATCTTCTGAAAGGCAAGATCGTCCTCACGCTCTTTTACGAGCCCAGCACGCGTACGCGGCTCTCGTTCGAGTTCGCGACGTACCACCTCGGAGGGCGCGTGCTGTCGTCCGAGGCGGCGCGCGAGTTCTCCTCCGCGGCCAAGGGCGAGTCGATCGAGGACACGATCCGCGTCATCTGCCGTTACCGGCCGTCCGCCGTCGTGATGCGGCATTACGAAGAAGGCGCGGCGGAGCGCGCGGCCGCGGTCGCCGTCGACCCGCAGCGGGGCCGGCCGATTCCGGTGTTCAACGCCGGCGACGGGCCTGGGCAGCATCCGACCCAGGCGCTGCTCGACGCCTATACGATCTGGCGCACGCGCGGGACGCTGGAGGGCGTCACGATCGCGGTGGCGGGCGATCTCCTCTACGGCCGGACCGCACGGTCGCTCTGTTATCTGCTGGCCAAGTATCCCGGCGTCTCCATCCGCTTGATCGCGCCGAAGGCGGTCCAGATGAAGGAGGACCTGCTCGCGTACCTGCGCCGGCACAAGGTGCCGTTCACCCAAACCGACGACCTCCACGCGGGCGTGCGCGGCGCGGACGTGCTGTACGTGACGCGCATCCAGAAGGAGCGGTTCGGCGAAGGCCACGCCGCGGAGTACGAGCGCATCCGCAACCAGTTTTCCGTGACCCCGGACATCCTGGCGGAGCTGCCGCCGGCCGCGATCGTGATGCACCCGCTGCCCCGCGTCGAGGGTGAGCGCTCGGAGCTCCCGGTCTCGGTCGACGCCGACCCGCGCGTCGTAATCTTCGACCAGACCGAGGCCGGTATGTACGTCCGGATGGCGCTGCTCAAGCTTGCCTGCACGGTGGACCGCTCGCGCGGCTGGTCCGGCCGCTAA